The following proteins are co-located in the Spea bombifrons isolate aSpeBom1 chromosome 3, aSpeBom1.2.pri, whole genome shotgun sequence genome:
- the NKX2-4 gene encoding homeobox protein Nkx-2.4: protein MSLSPKHTTPFSVTDILSPIEETYKKFGGMDNAGNLSNPLGAYRQTHVSQTGMQQHTMAHNATVTTTYHMPHSVSQFSHGAVGGYCNGSIGNMADIPSYQETMRNNAAATGWYGTNPDPRYSTISRFMGPSTGMNMAGMGTLQGIAEAAKSMAPLHAAPRRKRRVLFSQAQVYELERRFKQQKYLSAPEREHLASMIHLTPTQVKIWFQNHRYKMKRQAKDKVTQQLQQESNLCQQQSPRRVAVPVLVKDGKPCQNSSNSSTPSQQVSQQQNNSNGVLSSSTNVVHQHQNQQVNSINQAPELEELSPSPQSLHSQVANMAQMDSSSVDYSNGMVSASMLYGRTW from the exons ATGTCGTTGAGCCCAAAGCATACTACACCCTTTTCAGTGACTGACATACTGAGTCCCATTGAAGAAACCTATAAGAAATTTGGTGGCATGGACAACGCTGGAAACCTCAGCAACCCTTTGGGAGCCTACAGACAGACCCATGTCTCTCAGACAGGTATGCAGCAGCACACCATGGCCCACAATGCCACAGTGACCACCACATATCATATGCCACACAGTGTCTCCCAGTTTTCCCATGGTGCAGTAGGAGGATACTGTAATGGTAGCATTGGTAATATGGCAGACATCCCTTCTTATCAAGAAACCATGAGGAACAATGCGGCTGCTACAGGATGGTATGGAACCAACCCTGACCCAAGGTATTCAACAA TTTCTAGATTTATGGGACCATCTACTGGCATGAACATGGCAGGCATGGGTACTTTGCAAGGTATTGCTGAAGCTGCAAAGTCCATGGCCCCCCTTCATGCAGCCccaagaagaaagagaagagtcCTTTTTTCTCAAGCTCAAGTTTATGAATTAGAAAGGAGGTTCAAACAACAGAAGTATCTCTCTGCCCCAGAAAGAGAACACTTGGCTAGTATGATCCATCTTACACCTACCCAAGTAAAGATATGGTTTCAGAACCACAGGTACAAAATGAAAAGACAGGCAAAGGATAAAGTTACTCAACAACTTCAGCAAGAAAGTAATCTATGCCAGCAGCAATCCCCACGCAGAGTAGCTGTGCCAGTGTTGGTGAAAGATGGCAAGCCGTGTCAAAACAGTTCCAACTCATCAACCCCAAGCCAGCAAGTTTCCCAACAACAGAACAACTCTAACGGCGTATTGTCTTCTTCTACTAACGTTGTCCATCAGCACCAGAATCAACAGGTTAACTCCATTAATCAAGCTCCAGAACTAGAAGAATTATCTCCAAGTCCCCAGTCGCTTCACAGTCAGGTAGCCAACATGGCTCAAATGGACAGTTCAAGTGTAGATTACAGCAATGGAATGGTGAGTGCTAGTATGCTCTACGGCCGAACGTGGTAA